In Nostoc sp. TCL26-01, the sequence CAAGCGGCTTTAGCGGAAGTTGGTGATTTATCTGGCAAAATTCTGGTTGATTGCACTAATCCTGTGGGAGCAAATCTGACTCACGAACTCAAAAGTGAACAATCCGGTAGTGAACTGGTTCAAAGTTTTGTACCTGATGCCAAAGTAGTTAAAGCATTTACGATTTATGGGTTTGAAAACTTTGAAAATAATACCTATCCTGGTTATGGGGATCTCAAGCCTGTGATGTTAATTGCTGGGAATGATACAAGTGCAAAGCAAGTTGTCTCTACTCTCTGCCAACAACTGGGTTGGGAAGCTGTTGATGTGGGCAATCTTTCTATGAGTTTGCATTTAGAACACATGACTCTGCTGTGGATTCAAATGGCCAGAGTTCAAGGTCGGGGAGCTAATTTTGTCTGGGCGATGCTTCAGAGGTAAAGTAGCGGCGTAATTTTGCCAATGGCGATCGCATTGCTTAGTTGCAGGCGATCGCTTTATGCTGCTAAAAAATAACTTTGATATGGAATTATTTTTTATGCACCTGGAAAATTTGTATAACTTAGCTGGAGTCTGGCTAATTCAGATTTCGGGATTATTCATGGCACAAACACCTACGCAAACTCCATCAGATCCTAAGCCATCAGTCTCACCAGTAGCTGATGTGGAACTGCTGAAAAACCAAATCCAGTTTCTCCAAGATGCCAATACACGTTTAAATAATAGTTTCGGTAGTTTCGTCGGTGCAATTAATCTTTCGTTTGTCGTGTTAGCTTTAATTTTGGGAGTAACTGGAGCTATTAGTGTTTATCTATTTAGCCAAAGTCTCAAAGAAGCACGACAGCTAATACGTGAAGAGGTTGAAAAGCGATTACAAGTATCAGTTGGTGAAGTTGTTGGGCAACAAGTTAATAATTTACAACAAATTTTAGAGCGAGAAAAAGTATTAGGGGCAATATCTATTGATTATATAATTCCACAAAAACAATCAATTGCACCAGATGATTATCCAGAAGAATATCAATTATTGACACAACGAGGTTTTCAAGCAACACGAATCGTCGATGCTGCTAAACGCATTAAGGTTTCGGGAGATGTAGTTATTCTAGACTTGGTGAATTACCAGTTAGTTACAGATACAGAAAAAAGTAATTTACAGGAAGCAGAAATTAATAAAGTAGTAGAAGAAAGAGTAGCAGAACAACTTCAAAAAATTCTTAATGCGCTACCCAATAAGGTTGTTTTAGTAGTTTATATTCGTCCTGGCAAGCAAAGAATAAATGCTATCGATGGACTATCTCAAAAAGTTAAATATTATGCGTCAGCAAATACGCCTGTCAATTTAATAGGTACTGTAGTTGATTCGGCTTATGTTGCAGATGCTTGGAAAAAATGTTAAGTCATCTGCTTGACTTCAAATCGTTTATTTTTAACCTGTACTCACTTTTAGCGCAGGCTGATAATTTCTAGGGGCTACAAGTTCATAACAAACAACATCACCAATTAAGCGTAATCGCTGACCTAAAAATAAACAAAAACCTACAGGAGCAAATAAAATTAAGTGAATACAATTAGCACGGTATTTATGACGATAACGACGGATCAAATCCTTAGCATCTAACGCTAATGCAACCGCATCTGCATCTGAATTTATAGCTTGTGATCCAGTGCCGGAAACTGGTTCTGCGTAAACCGTAGCACTGAATGGAACTGAAGAATTTTGTAGAAGTTGTGACACATCTAATAATGGATTGCCAGTGATACCCAATGCGATAACTAAATGTTCTCCAATGACACCACTTTCTTCTACTACTTGAAACTTTGCATCTGATGGACTCGCATCTGAACGCCACAAATTTGGTTTTCCTGCGGTTGGTTGTTGTTCTACTCGCAAAGTATAACCCCTGGTATCGGGGAATAAAATACCAATTGCTACTGCTGCTGTTAAAGTATGTCTCCCACGTATATCAATGATTGATCCTGCACGTTCCTGAGCTAATTCTTCCCTTGCTTTCTTTAAACTCGGTAAGAGAATGTTATCCCAAGTTGCTTGGTCGGCAATTTGTCGAGGTTGAGCATCTCTATCAAAATACTCTGTCCAGTCAAGTTCTACAGCGGGAGAATAATTGTCAATCGGTTTCGACCACCCATGCACCCATAAGCTGGGATAAGTATCATTATTAACATCAAAAAACCTTTTTTTGAATAGTACAGGGACGTTAGCTTCGTCAATTCCTACCATTGAGATACCAGTAAGCGCATAGTTATAGGCAAAGTCATA encodes:
- a CDS encoding NADPH-dependent F420 reductase codes for the protein MKIAFIGIGQVGSALAGQLVTLDHTVTIAARNPNSDSVKTALAKYPALQVASPQEAIAQAEIIFLATPFNANQAALAEVGDLSGKILVDCTNPVGANLTHELKSEQSGSELVQSFVPDAKVVKAFTIYGFENFENNTYPGYGDLKPVMLIAGNDTSAKQVVSTLCQQLGWEAVDVGNLSMSLHLEHMTLLWIQMARVQGRGANFVWAMLQR
- a CDS encoding SAVED domain-containing protein, coding for MNTNPKKRILILAANPQQTSRLCLDEEVREIENALRRARHRDQLELIPRWAVTAREMRRAVLEESPQIVHFSGHGAGEQGLVLDDETGQVKLVKATALAELFKLFADQVECVLLNACYSEVQAEAIRQHINYVIGMNQPIGDRAAIEFAVGFYDALGTGKDYDFAYNYALTGISMVGIDEANVPVLFKKRFFDVNNDTYPSLWVHGWSKPIDNYSPAVELDWTEYFDRDAQPRQIADQATWDNILLPSLKKAREELAQERAGSIIDIRGRHTLTAAVAIGILFPDTRGYTLRVEQQPTAGKPNLWRSDASPSDAKFQVVEESGVIGEHLVIALGITGNPLLDVSQLLQNSSVPFSATVYAEPVSGTGSQAINSDADAVALALDAKDLIRRYRHKYRANCIHLILFAPVGFCLFLGQRLRLIGDVVCYELVAPRNYQPALKVSTG